One Flavobacterium sp. 90 DNA segment encodes these proteins:
- a CDS encoding SUF system Fe-S cluster assembly protein has translation MEQEIDTNELGESIVKVLKGIYDPEIPVDIYELGLIYDVMVNTDFEVKILMTLTSPNCPVAESLPREVEEKVKTIENIKDVDVEITFDPPWSKDLMSEEAKLELGML, from the coding sequence ATGGAACAAGAAATAGACACAAACGAATTAGGAGAATCAATTGTAAAAGTTTTAAAAGGCATTTACGATCCAGAGATTCCTGTAGATATTTACGAATTAGGTTTGATTTATGACGTAATGGTAAATACTGATTTCGAAGTAAAAATCTTAATGACTTTAACGTCACCTAACTGTCCTGTTGCGGAAAGTTTGCCAAGAGAAGTTGAAGAAAAAGTAAAAACAATTGAAAACATCAAAGATGTTGATGTTGAAATTACTTTTGATCCGCCTTGGAGTAAAGATTTAATGAGCGAAGAAGCAAAATTAGAATTAGGAATGCTTTAA
- a CDS encoding DUF2480 family protein — translation MEEIINKVANSALEVFDLEDYYPKGMRVQIDISQWLLEGFLLKEKDFREHLKNHDWSQYQDQYVAVNCSTDAIIPAWALILVAVQLAPFAKKVVNGTIEDLDASLYEEILPTIDYSAYKSKPVIVKGCSRKPVPMRAYILATTYLQPFARSIMYGEACSAVPLYKESKK, via the coding sequence ATGGAAGAAATCATTAATAAAGTTGCCAATAGTGCATTAGAAGTTTTTGATCTTGAGGATTATTATCCTAAAGGAATGCGTGTGCAAATTGATATTTCGCAATGGCTTTTAGAAGGTTTTTTATTGAAAGAAAAAGACTTTAGAGAGCATTTAAAAAATCACGATTGGTCACAATATCAGGATCAATATGTAGCAGTAAATTGCAGTACAGATGCTATAATTCCGGCTTGGGCTTTAATTTTAGTAGCGGTACAATTGGCTCCATTTGCTAAAAAAGTAGTAAATGGAACAATCGAAGATCTTGACGCTAGTTTATACGAAGAAATCTTACCTACAATTGATTATTCTGCATACAAAAGCAAACCCGTTATTGTAAAAGGCTGCTCGAGAAAGCCAGTTCCTATGCGAGCGTATATTTTGGCTACAACTTACTTACAGCCATTTGCAAGAAGCATTATGTATGGAGAAGCTTGTTCTGCAGTACCTTTATATAAAGAATCTAAGAAATAA
- a CDS encoding GxxExxY protein has product MITKKYLTDLIYHVNGAAIEVHKNIGAGLLENIYHKCMIKELSLREINFQSELVIPVEYKGLELESDLRCDLFIENCLVLELKAVDKIIPIHIAKLMSYMKLLKSPIGLMINFNVTNIYHEGQKTYVNELYRWLED; this is encoded by the coding sequence ATGATTACAAAGAAATATTTGACTGATTTAATTTACCATGTGAATGGAGCAGCAATAGAAGTTCATAAAAATATTGGAGCCGGGCTTTTAGAGAATATTTATCATAAATGTATGATTAAGGAATTATCTCTAAGGGAAATCAATTTTCAATCTGAATTAGTAATTCCGGTTGAATATAAAGGTTTAGAACTTGAATCTGACTTAAGATGTGATTTGTTTATTGAGAATTGTTTGGTTCTGGAATTAAAAGCGGTTGATAAAATCATACCAATTCACATAGCCAAGCTAATGTCTTATATGAAACTTTTAAAGTCTCCAATAGGTCTAATGATAAATTTCAATGTTACAAATATTTATCACGAAGGTCAAAAAACATATGTCAACGAATTATATCGCTGGCTAGAAGATTAA
- a CDS encoding DUF3078 domain-containing protein, with protein sequence MRKLALLLFVLMNLTFVQAQNSEKELIQNTEKAVKKINDTIEGEGWKTKGTVSLLLNQSSFNNWIAGGEDSFSGTLGINYDFNYKKDDLTWDNKILASYGLLQTKNADYEKKTDDRFEFNSIVGKKAFGQWYYSYFLNFRTQFTTGYLYGKDENGKEIRTENTKFMSPGYLTTGPGIYWTKDDNLKINFAPLTSKFTFVDGAYTSGIDQATGLPYVSGDYFGVDADKTMRYELGFYASVYYKLAIMTNVTAENILNLYSNYLEDPQNVDINYSLNIVMKVNKFLSANLSFQAIYDDNAFQGFQTREVFGLGVNFGF encoded by the coding sequence ATGAGAAAGCTAGCTTTATTACTCTTCGTTTTAATGAACTTAACTTTTGTTCAAGCCCAAAATTCAGAAAAAGAATTAATTCAGAATACCGAAAAAGCTGTCAAGAAAATAAATGACACTATCGAAGGAGAAGGCTGGAAAACAAAAGGAACCGTTTCTCTTTTATTAAATCAGTCAAGTTTCAACAATTGGATTGCAGGAGGCGAAGATAGTTTTTCAGGAACTTTAGGAATCAATTATGATTTCAATTACAAAAAAGATGATCTAACCTGGGACAATAAAATCCTGGCTTCTTACGGGCTTTTACAAACTAAAAATGCCGACTATGAAAAAAAGACCGATGACCGTTTTGAATTCAATTCAATTGTTGGAAAAAAAGCTTTTGGTCAATGGTATTATTCTTATTTTTTAAATTTCAGAACTCAATTTACAACCGGTTATTTATATGGCAAAGATGAGAACGGAAAAGAAATCAGAACTGAAAATACAAAATTCATGTCTCCGGGTTATCTTACTACAGGTCCAGGTATTTACTGGACAAAAGATGATAATCTAAAAATAAACTTTGCGCCTTTAACTTCAAAATTCACTTTTGTAGATGGTGCTTATACTTCAGGTATCGATCAGGCAACCGGTTTGCCTTATGTTAGTGGAGATTATTTTGGCGTAGACGCAGATAAGACGATGCGTTATGAACTAGGTTTCTATGCCTCTGTTTATTACAAATTAGCTATTATGACCAACGTGACTGCCGAAAATATTCTGAATTTATATTCTAACTATTTAGAAGATCCTCAAAACGTAGACATCAATTATTCGCTGAATATTGTCATGAAAGTAAACAAATTTTTATCTGCTAACTTATCCTTCCAGGCAATTTATGATGACAATGCTTTTCAAGGTTTTCAAACCAGAGAAGTATTTGGTTTAGGAGTTAATTTCGGATTTTAA